A single window of Nocardia sp. NBC_01327 DNA harbors:
- a CDS encoding CaiB/BaiF CoA transferase family protein, which produces MPDLHTPAPGPLADLRVIEMGQLLAGPFCGQLLGDLGAEVIKLESPGQGDPMREWGREKPYGRSLWWPVVARNKKSVTCNLRTAAGQQLARDLIARADIVVENFRPGTLERWGLDYDTLRAGNPGLILTRVTGYGQTGPYSPRAGYGSIGEAMGGIRYTTGDPDHPPARTGISLGDSLAAVFATIGTLAAVHHRHSSGRGQIVDAAIYEAVLAMMESLLPEWGITDYQRERTGPVLPNVSPSNVYGTAGGELVLIAANQDTVFSRLAKTMGQPELADTERFATHSRRGEHMAELDDVIAEWTTTLSADELLATLHEAGVPAGRIYTARDMFADPHFAAREAIVRLAHPEFGEIPMQNVFPKLSETPGSVRHPGPELGEHNADVYGSLLGLDAQTLAGLTRSGVI; this is translated from the coding sequence ATGCCGGACCTGCACACCCCCGCGCCCGGGCCCCTGGCCGATCTGCGAGTGATCGAGATGGGACAGCTGCTGGCGGGCCCGTTCTGCGGCCAGTTGCTCGGTGACCTCGGGGCCGAGGTGATCAAACTCGAATCCCCCGGCCAGGGCGACCCGATGCGCGAATGGGGCCGGGAGAAGCCGTACGGCCGCTCACTGTGGTGGCCGGTGGTGGCGCGCAATAAGAAATCGGTCACCTGCAATCTGCGCACCGCCGCCGGGCAGCAACTGGCGCGTGACCTCATCGCCCGCGCCGATATCGTGGTGGAGAACTTCCGGCCCGGCACCCTGGAGCGCTGGGGGCTCGATTACGACACCCTGCGCGCCGGTAATCCCGGCCTCATCCTGACCCGCGTCACCGGCTACGGCCAGACCGGACCGTATTCCCCGCGCGCCGGTTACGGCTCCATCGGCGAGGCGATGGGAGGCATTCGCTACACCACCGGCGACCCCGATCATCCGCCCGCGAGAACCGGTATCTCCCTGGGTGATTCACTGGCGGCGGTGTTCGCCACGATCGGAACCCTGGCGGCGGTGCATCATCGGCACAGCAGCGGGCGCGGGCAGATCGTCGACGCCGCCATCTACGAGGCGGTGCTCGCCATGATGGAGTCACTGCTGCCGGAGTGGGGCATCACCGACTACCAGCGTGAACGTACCGGCCCGGTACTCCCGAATGTGTCGCCCAGCAATGTCTACGGGACCGCCGGGGGCGAGTTGGTCCTCATCGCCGCCAACCAGGACACCGTCTTCTCACGGTTGGCAAAGACCATGGGACAGCCCGAATTGGCGGATACCGAACGCTTCGCCACCCATTCCCGCCGCGGCGAGCATATGGCCGAGCTCGACGACGTCATCGCCGAGTGGACCACCACCCTGTCGGCAGATGAGCTGCTGGCCACCCTGCACGAGGCCGGGGTTCCCGCGGGACGCATCTACACCGCACGGGATATGTTCGCCGATCCGCATTTCGCGGCCCGGGAGGCCATCGTGCGGCTCGCACATCCCGAGTTCGGCGAAATCCCCATGCAGAACGTCTTTCCCAAACTCAGCGAGACGCCCGGCTCGGTGCGCCACCCCGGCCCGGAACTGGGCGAACACAATGCCGACGTGTACGGATCCCTGCTGGGGCTGGATGCGCAGACACTCGCCGGGCTGACCCGCTCCGGCGTGATCTGA
- a CDS encoding acyl-CoA dehydrogenase family protein, translating to MIGERLIEDMTDAERQRAQRVEAVLPALRAAAAEADRTATFPVSHIGLLREAGLLGLVVPEQFGGLGGTLRDLAAATYAMGTACPSTALAYFFHNTSASRGLLPLEAIDAGLFDTAEIPVVRAFAEKVLTRMADGVWLANFASESVKTSGANITIATTAHKVDGGWILNGEKSFGCATGVADYYLTSAKLEGYNTAEGLATFFVPRDAPGVTVRAPWDGLGMRATANNGIRLTDVFVAEDEALGIPGAFTKMLTMSRGSFVGNQLAIAAVYTGCAQRVYDEILTATTTKTFADTGAPIASSPVHQVLFGEMTRDLQTAYLWLRYQLTVETAEVPFKPKQEVFTQWRLGKGAVTEACFRVALGGLKAGGTSAASMDGIAGRALRDLAMGLVMTFPAERGMLEVARIVTEAKANELFATAPETPAPNLPPQVPNTSGDSTPEPKSAGNTSETESAGITAQTRAMNETPPATSASATANAVTQDRTTSEVAR from the coding sequence ATGATCGGAGAACGACTCATCGAAGATATGACCGATGCGGAACGTCAACGCGCCCAACGGGTCGAGGCTGTGCTTCCCGCCCTGCGCGCGGCCGCCGCGGAGGCCGACCGGACCGCCACCTTCCCGGTCTCGCATATCGGCCTGCTCCGCGAGGCCGGGCTGCTGGGCCTGGTGGTGCCGGAGCAGTTCGGCGGACTGGGCGGCACCCTGCGCGATCTCGCGGCGGCCACCTATGCCATGGGCACCGCCTGCCCGTCCACGGCACTTGCCTATTTTTTCCACAACACCAGTGCCTCACGCGGTTTGCTGCCGCTGGAGGCCATCGACGCCGGGCTGTTCGACACGGCCGAGATACCGGTGGTGCGCGCCTTCGCCGAAAAGGTGCTCACCCGGATGGCGGACGGGGTGTGGCTGGCGAATTTCGCCTCCGAGTCGGTCAAGACCTCGGGGGCGAACATCACCATCGCCACCACCGCGCACAAGGTGGACGGCGGATGGATTCTCAATGGGGAGAAGTCTTTCGGGTGCGCCACCGGGGTCGCGGACTATTACCTGACCTCCGCCAAGCTCGAGGGCTACAACACCGCCGAAGGTCTGGCCACCTTCTTCGTGCCGCGTGACGCGCCCGGAGTGACCGTGCGCGCGCCGTGGGACGGACTCGGAATGCGCGCGACCGCCAACAATGGCATCCGCCTCACCGATGTGTTCGTAGCCGAGGACGAAGCACTCGGCATACCGGGCGCATTCACCAAGATGCTCACCATGAGCCGGGGCAGTTTCGTGGGCAATCAGCTCGCCATCGCCGCCGTCTACACCGGATGCGCCCAGCGCGTGTACGACGAAATCCTCACCGCCACCACAACGAAGACCTTCGCCGATACCGGCGCGCCCATTGCCTCCTCCCCCGTGCACCAGGTGCTGTTCGGTGAGATGACCCGCGATCTGCAGACCGCCTACCTGTGGCTGCGCTACCAGTTGACGGTCGAGACCGCCGAGGTGCCGTTCAAACCCAAGCAGGAGGTCTTCACGCAGTGGCGGCTCGGCAAGGGCGCGGTCACCGAGGCCTGCTTCCGGGTCGCGCTCGGGGGGCTCAAGGCGGGCGGCACCTCGGCGGCCTCGATGGACGGTATTGCCGGGCGCGCACTCCGGGATCTGGCCATGGGACTTGTCATGACCTTCCCCGCCGAGCGCGGAATGCTCGAGGTCGCCCGCATTGTCACCGAGGCCAAGGCCAACGAATTGTTCGCGACCGCACCCGAGACACCGGCGCCGAACCTCCCGCCGCAGGTGCCGAATACGAGCGGTGACTCCACGCCGGAACCGAAATCTGCGGGCAACACGTCCGAGACGGAATCCGCGGGTATTACGGCCCAGACTCGGGCGATGAACGAAACTCCGCCGGCGACCAGTGCTTCCGCGACGGCGAACGCTGTCACCCAGGACCGCACCACCAGTGAGGTCGCGCGATGA
- a CDS encoding MmgE/PrpD family protein, with protein sequence MNDRTVVQHLAEFAEMARLCGVGAELRADAARRVLDVLGNSLAALDTSPAIAVRALVDEWGGRPRATALGLPGSWPEPSAALLGGTLAHAMDFDDTHLPSVLHPSASVVPTALAVAESRNASGAALLDAVAVGIEITVRLGMAGYDAALGNSVFFERGLHATAICGAVGAAAAAAMLSGLDAAGIAHAMAIAASMGSGLLEANRTGGTVKRVHCGWAAHGAVVAAGLARTGLTGPPTVLEGRFGLLQAFCGDRTDMAAILTGLGDHWELPGVFFKPYPCNHFTHAGIDAALRLRARGIDPGAIDDLELGAPTAALRTIGFPAAAKAAPESGYHAAFSGPYTVAAALLGGGGLGLFHEDFTDAAARDPERLALAAKVRCVPDPQCDSIFPHQFPAVLTARLHNGHVLTERVEVNRGGPGNPLSPQELATKFRLNTASALPAPIADRISETTFRLATAPNLEALLQPLRDARPDGPAHHPTG encoded by the coding sequence ATGAACGACCGGACCGTGGTCCAGCACCTGGCGGAGTTCGCCGAGATGGCCCGGCTGTGCGGTGTCGGCGCGGAATTGCGCGCCGATGCCGCCCGCCGGGTCCTCGACGTCCTGGGCAACAGCCTGGCCGCCCTCGATACCTCGCCCGCCATCGCGGTACGCGCCCTGGTGGACGAATGGGGTGGGCGACCGCGGGCGACCGCCCTCGGCCTGCCTGGCAGCTGGCCCGAACCCAGCGCCGCGCTGCTCGGCGGAACACTCGCGCACGCCATGGATTTCGATGACACCCACCTGCCCTCGGTGCTGCATCCGTCGGCATCGGTGGTGCCCACCGCACTGGCGGTCGCCGAATCGCGCAATGCGAGCGGCGCGGCGCTGCTGGATGCGGTGGCCGTGGGAATCGAGATCACCGTCCGGCTCGGTATGGCCGGATATGATGCGGCCCTGGGCAATTCGGTATTCTTCGAGCGCGGACTGCATGCCACCGCCATCTGCGGTGCGGTCGGCGCGGCGGCCGCGGCAGCCATGCTCTCGGGCCTCGATGCCGCGGGAATCGCGCACGCCATGGCGATCGCCGCCAGCATGGGATCCGGTCTGCTCGAGGCCAATCGCACCGGCGGCACGGTCAAACGCGTGCACTGCGGCTGGGCGGCACACGGTGCGGTTGTCGCGGCGGGCCTGGCCCGTACCGGCCTGACCGGTCCCCCAACCGTGCTGGAGGGCAGATTCGGCCTGCTCCAAGCATTCTGCGGCGACCGCACCGATATGGCCGCCATCCTGACCGGCCTCGGCGACCACTGGGAGCTGCCCGGCGTCTTCTTCAAGCCCTACCCCTGCAACCATTTCACGCACGCGGGCATCGACGCCGCACTGCGCCTGCGCGCCCGGGGCATCGATCCCGGCGCTATCGACGACCTCGAACTGGGCGCGCCCACTGCGGCCCTGCGCACCATCGGCTTTCCCGCCGCGGCCAAGGCCGCACCCGAATCCGGCTATCACGCGGCCTTTTCCGGCCCCTACACCGTCGCGGCCGCCCTCCTCGGCGGTGGCGGACTCGGGCTGTTCCACGAGGATTTCACCGATGCCGCGGCGCGCGATCCCGAACGTCTCGCCCTGGCGGCAAAGGTGCGCTGCGTCCCGGACCCGCAGTGCGACAGCATCTTCCCGCACCAGTTTCCCGCCGTCCTGACCGCGCGACTGCACAACGGCCACGTCCTCACCGAACGCGTGGAGGTGAATCGCGGTGGTCCCGGCAATCCCCTCTCGCCCCAGGAACTGGCGACCAAGTTCCGGCTCAACACCGCATCGGCGCTGCCGGCGCCGATCGCCGATCGAATCAGTGAAACCACCTTCCGGCTGGCCACGGCACCGAATCTCGAAGCGCTGCTGCAACCGCTGCGGGATGCCCGGCCGGACGGCCCCGCGCACCATCCCACGGGGTGA
- a CDS encoding isochorismatase family protein: MSDLADDYRRHGFAARLGPGIRPAVLVIDICAAYLTDGSPLRAPVEDAVRATARLVARARAVDRPVVFTRVRYRPGSADGGLFRRKVPALNAFEEGNPLGDFLADPAPLPGEVVVTKQYASGFHGTSLAATLTAQQIDTVLITGLTTSGCVRATATDALQHGFRPLVVADACGDRDPRLHEANLLDLDAKYADVIDLDTALTVLH, translated from the coding sequence GTGTCCGATCTGGCCGACGACTATCGCCGTCACGGATTCGCCGCCCGGCTCGGCCCCGGTATCCGGCCGGCCGTACTGGTGATCGATATCTGCGCGGCGTATCTCACCGACGGTTCGCCGCTGCGCGCGCCGGTGGAGGATGCCGTGCGGGCCACGGCGCGACTGGTCGCACGGGCCCGCGCCGTCGATCGCCCCGTCGTCTTCACCCGGGTGCGTTATCGGCCCGGCAGCGCCGACGGCGGGTTGTTCCGGCGAAAAGTACCGGCGCTCAACGCCTTCGAGGAGGGCAATCCCCTCGGCGACTTCCTGGCCGATCCCGCGCCGCTACCCGGTGAAGTGGTGGTGACCAAGCAGTACGCCAGCGGATTCCACGGCACCTCGCTCGCCGCCACCCTGACCGCACAGCAGATCGACACCGTTCTGATCACGGGATTGACCACCAGTGGCTGCGTCCGGGCCACCGCCACCGATGCCCTGCAGCACGGCTTCCGCCCGCTGGTGGTCGCCGACGCCTGCGGCGACCGCGATCCACGGCTGCACGAGGCCAATCTCCTGGACCTGGACGCCAAGTACGCCGATGTGATCGACCTCGACACCGCACTGACCGTCCTGCACTGA
- a CDS encoding hydroxymethylglutaryl-CoA lyase, with amino-acid sequence MDITLVEVAPRDGLQNESQPIPTADKIELIQRAVDAGLRRIEAVSFVNPARVPQLADAEAVMAGVPRVGDISYAGLVFNDRGLDRALAAGVDEINVVVVATDTFSRRNQGCTTAEGVRRWQRLADRAAASGLWRTVTLAAAFGCPFEGEVAESTVLDLIAQVADANPDEIALADTIGVGTPDRVRRLVGGLRSIAPNALPRCHFHNTRNTGYANALAALEAGTRVLDASIGGIGGCPFAPAATGNIATEDLLYALDRMGIDTGVRLDLSIETATWLGGVLGAPVPALLGRAGIFPAGIGR; translated from the coding sequence GTGGACATCACGCTCGTCGAGGTCGCGCCCAGGGACGGCCTGCAGAACGAATCGCAGCCCATACCGACTGCCGACAAGATCGAGTTGATCCAGCGTGCGGTGGATGCGGGTCTGCGCCGCATCGAGGCTGTCAGCTTCGTGAACCCCGCGCGGGTTCCGCAGCTGGCCGATGCCGAGGCGGTCATGGCGGGGGTGCCGCGGGTGGGCGACATCTCCTATGCGGGACTGGTTTTCAACGATCGCGGGCTGGACCGGGCGCTCGCCGCCGGAGTCGACGAGATCAATGTGGTCGTGGTGGCGACGGATACCTTCAGCCGGCGCAATCAGGGCTGCACCACGGCGGAGGGCGTTCGCCGCTGGCAGCGCCTCGCGGACCGCGCCGCCGCATCCGGCCTGTGGCGGACCGTCACCCTCGCCGCCGCCTTCGGCTGTCCCTTCGAAGGCGAGGTCGCCGAATCGACTGTTCTGGACCTGATCGCCCAGGTCGCCGACGCCAACCCGGACGAGATCGCGCTCGCCGACACCATCGGGGTCGGCACCCCCGACCGGGTGCGCAGACTGGTGGGGGGTCTGCGGTCGATCGCCCCGAATGCCCTGCCCCGCTGCCACTTCCACAACACCCGCAATACCGGCTACGCCAATGCCCTGGCCGCTCTGGAAGCCGGAACGCGGGTGCTCGACGCCAGTATCGGCGGAATCGGCGGGTGCCCGTTCGCGCCCGCCGCGACCGGCAATATCGCCACCGAAGATCTGCTGTATGCGTTGGACCGCATGGGAATCGACACCGGTGTTCGTCTCGACCTCTCCATCGAAACGGCGACCTGGCTCGGCGGGGTGCTCGGCGCCCCGGTCCCCGCACTGCTCGGCCGGGCGGGGATCTTCCCGGCCGGAATCGGCAGGTAG
- a CDS encoding aldehyde dehydrogenase family protein, translated as MTPELPAIRDLIDDTWGTPKVDLGVALEDPSSGTAIAEAVATAPDRVERALAVADRASGRITAEMLESIADALDIRLPAITELDAFATGVPIRQAEPLGIIVSGAFRLAAMQIRAGALRDDREGVEVHRLPLGPALCLVPWNAPAPMAAHKVANALAAGCPVILKVSELTPYSAVLLAEVIAAHVPAGMFQLVQGGAGTGAQLVADPRIKAVSFTGGVTGGRAVATLSAPLFRPCQLELGGNNPLIVLPDADLDTAARMAAELLTTLNGQWCRALGRLIVPADRAADLVEAIGKRLDSLRMGSPLDPDTEFGPLVHSRHVAALRTAIAGRDHRSFGVLPDAGNYVAPTLLDDDQPEEVFGPVAGVVTYDSVEDVARLANAVPYGLEAYVCGADTEFALAIARRIRAGEVKVNGSSIMSLNLMTPRPAWGISGLGEEGTAETLRFFTGARVVGVEGRFALHTA; from the coding sequence ATGACCCCGGAACTGCCCGCCATACGCGATCTCATCGATGATACGTGGGGCACACCGAAGGTGGATCTGGGTGTGGCACTGGAAGATCCGTCCTCCGGCACCGCGATCGCAGAGGCCGTGGCGACCGCGCCCGACCGCGTGGAGCGTGCGCTCGCGGTCGCTGATCGGGCGAGCGGGCGTATCACCGCGGAGATGCTCGAGTCGATCGCCGACGCGCTCGATATCCGGCTGCCCGCCATCACCGAGCTCGATGCGTTCGCGACGGGTGTGCCGATCCGGCAGGCCGAGCCGCTGGGCATTATCGTCTCCGGCGCATTCCGCCTGGCGGCCATGCAGATTCGCGCCGGGGCGCTCCGGGACGACCGCGAGGGTGTCGAAGTGCACCGGCTGCCGCTGGGTCCGGCGCTGTGTCTCGTCCCGTGGAACGCGCCCGCGCCCATGGCCGCGCACAAGGTCGCCAATGCCCTGGCGGCCGGATGCCCGGTCATCCTCAAGGTCAGCGAGCTGACGCCCTACAGCGCGGTCCTGCTGGCCGAGGTGATCGCCGCGCACGTGCCGGCCGGAATGTTCCAGCTGGTCCAGGGTGGCGCCGGGACCGGTGCGCAGCTGGTCGCCGATCCTCGTATCAAGGCGGTGTCGTTCACCGGTGGTGTCACGGGCGGCCGAGCCGTTGCCACCCTCTCCGCACCCCTGTTCCGGCCCTGTCAGCTGGAATTGGGTGGCAACAACCCGCTCATCGTGCTGCCGGATGCCGATCTCGACACGGCCGCGCGGATGGCCGCGGAATTGCTGACCACGCTCAACGGTCAATGGTGCCGGGCCCTGGGGCGATTGATCGTGCCCGCGGACCGAGCCGCCGACCTGGTCGAGGCGATCGGTAAGCGACTCGACTCGCTGCGCATGGGTTCGCCTCTGGATCCGGACACGGAGTTCGGGCCGCTCGTGCATTCACGGCACGTCGCGGCGCTGCGCACCGCGATCGCGGGCCGTGATCATCGCAGTTTCGGCGTCCTGCCCGACGCCGGAAACTACGTCGCTCCCACCCTTCTCGACGATGATCAGCCCGAGGAGGTGTTCGGACCGGTGGCGGGCGTGGTCACCTACGACAGCGTCGAGGACGTGGCGCGACTGGCCAATGCCGTGCCGTACGGCCTGGAAGCCTATGTGTGCGGCGCGGATACCGAGTTCGCGCTCGCCATCGCCCGCCGCATCCGTGCCGGGGAGGTGAAGGTGAACGGCTCGTCGATCATGAGCCTGAACCTCATGACCCCGCGCCCGGCATGGGGCATCTCCGGTCTCGGCGAGGAAGGTACGGCCGAGACGCTGCGCTTCTTCACCGGGGCTCGTGTTGTCGGCGTCGAGGGGCGTTTCGCCCTGCACACCGCATGA
- a CDS encoding cyclase family protein has translation MSERDALVAAVAGGVELIELGQPFFTGMPCSPNHPGFRMTLVRRHGDMMRPDGGSAANEIIVTGGHVGTHIDALSHVSHDGLLHNGVDAYQAQRGGAFTEHGAEHLPGLLRRGVLLDVARLHGVEVLPGGYEITAADLTRAAKQAGTEPESGDIAVIRTGWSRLFSDREAYLGAASGVPGVGVAAARWLAERGVVATGSDTTAYECISPGAGHSVLPVHRALLVESGIYILEHLALEDLAGAGLAEFVFLLAPLRIVGGTGSPVRPLAAVRR, from the coding sequence ATGAGCGAGCGTGATGCGCTGGTCGCCGCTGTCGCCGGCGGCGTCGAACTCATCGAACTGGGTCAGCCGTTCTTCACGGGCATGCCCTGTTCACCGAATCATCCCGGATTCCGGATGACCCTCGTACGCAGGCACGGCGATATGATGCGGCCCGACGGCGGCTCGGCCGCCAACGAGATCATCGTGACCGGCGGGCATGTCGGGACGCATATCGATGCGCTCAGCCATGTCAGCCACGACGGGCTGCTGCACAACGGCGTCGATGCCTACCAGGCGCAGCGCGGCGGGGCTTTCACCGAGCACGGCGCCGAGCACCTCCCCGGCTTGCTGCGGCGTGGCGTCCTGCTGGACGTCGCGCGACTGCACGGCGTCGAGGTACTGCCCGGCGGCTACGAGATCACGGCCGCGGATCTGACCCGAGCCGCGAAACAGGCCGGGACCGAACCGGAGTCCGGCGATATCGCGGTGATTCGCACGGGCTGGTCCCGGCTGTTCAGCGACCGTGAGGCCTACCTCGGCGCAGCCTCGGGCGTGCCCGGCGTGGGTGTCGCCGCGGCACGCTGGCTGGCCGAGCGCGGTGTGGTGGCGACCGGATCCGATACCACCGCGTACGAATGTATTTCACCGGGCGCGGGCCACAGTGTGCTGCCCGTACACCGGGCGCTGCTCGTCGAATCCGGGATCTACATCCTCGAACATTTGGCGCTGGAGGATCTCGCTGGCGCCGGACTCGCCGAATTCGTCTTCCTGCTGGCGCCTTTGCGCATTGTCGGCGGCACCGGTTCCCCGGTGCGCCCGCTCGCGGCGGTACGACGATGA
- a CDS encoding flavin reductase family protein, with translation MEPQYLRTVLAQWATGVVVVTTLAEDGGRHGMTASSFTSVALEPPLVSVCVVSAGATCRMIRRSGVFAVNVLGSDHEEVGRRFAGPGLDDRFAEGRWDTATTGAAVLADAVAWVDCAVAACYPAGDHTIVLGMVQDAATPRPTAPLIYHDRTYYEGIAR, from the coding sequence ATGGAGCCGCAGTATCTCCGTACGGTGCTGGCGCAGTGGGCAACTGGCGTAGTCGTGGTCACCACCCTCGCCGAGGATGGCGGCCGGCACGGCATGACGGCGAGCTCGTTCACCAGTGTGGCGCTCGAACCCCCGCTCGTCTCGGTCTGCGTGGTATCCGCCGGCGCGACCTGCCGAATGATCAGGCGCAGCGGCGTTTTCGCGGTCAATGTGCTCGGCAGTGACCACGAGGAGGTCGGCCGCCGCTTCGCCGGCCCCGGCCTCGACGACCGTTTCGCGGAGGGACGCTGGGATACCGCGACCACGGGAGCGGCTGTCCTCGCCGATGCCGTCGCCTGGGTGGATTGCGCTGTCGCCGCCTGCTATCCGGCCGGCGATCACACCATTGTGCTCGGGATGGTCCAGGATGCGGCGACTCCGCGCCCGACCGCCCCGCTCATCTATCACGACCGGACCTATTACGAGGGGATTGCCCGATGA
- a CDS encoding CaiB/BaiF CoA transferase family protein, producing MDGPLAGIRVLDAATLFAGPLAATLLADFGAEVIKIEHPEGDPVRSHGAQREGIGLWWKMIGRGKRSVTLYLGAPQGQELFRRMVADADVVIENFRPGTLERWGLGYSALREINPRLVLARVTAFGQIGPYAQRPGFGTLAEAMSGFAAMTGEPDGPPTLPPFGLADGIAALTTAFAIMTALRARDRDGHGQQIDLAIVEPILTLLGPHIVAYDQLGQLPPRTGNRSSNNAPRNIYRTADDGWVAVSTSAQSVAERVVGLVGRPDFIGEPWFTTGAGRAGHAVELDEAVGSWISVRTTAEVLRAFEEADAAVAPVYTAADIVNDPQFRALESIITLHDSQLGPIRMQNILFRLSETPGEIRWTGPPLGADTAAVLSRYGVDEQALAQLRVAGVVR from the coding sequence ATGGATGGTCCGCTCGCCGGCATACGGGTCCTCGATGCCGCGACCCTCTTCGCCGGACCGCTGGCGGCAACGCTGCTGGCGGATTTCGGCGCCGAGGTGATCAAGATCGAGCATCCCGAGGGAGATCCGGTGCGCAGCCACGGCGCGCAGCGGGAGGGAATCGGGCTGTGGTGGAAGATGATCGGGCGCGGGAAGCGATCGGTAACGCTGTATCTCGGAGCGCCGCAGGGCCAGGAGTTGTTCCGCCGCATGGTCGCCGACGCGGATGTGGTGATCGAGAATTTCCGCCCCGGGACTTTGGAGCGGTGGGGTCTGGGGTATTCCGCACTGCGCGAGATCAATCCGCGCCTGGTGCTGGCGCGGGTCACCGCCTTCGGGCAGATCGGCCCTTACGCACAGCGACCGGGCTTCGGCACGCTCGCCGAGGCCATGAGCGGTTTCGCGGCCATGACCGGAGAACCCGACGGACCGCCCACCCTGCCGCCCTTCGGTCTCGCCGATGGGATCGCCGCCCTCACAACAGCTTTCGCCATCATGACCGCGCTGCGTGCCCGCGACCGCGACGGGCACGGGCAGCAGATCGATCTGGCGATTGTCGAGCCGATCCTCACGCTGCTCGGCCCGCACATCGTCGCCTACGACCAGCTCGGGCAACTACCGCCGCGGACCGGCAATCGCTCGTCGAACAATGCGCCCCGCAATATCTATCGCACCGCGGACGACGGCTGGGTGGCGGTCTCGACCAGCGCGCAGTCGGTGGCCGAACGCGTGGTAGGGCTGGTGGGACGACCGGACTTCATCGGGGAGCCGTGGTTCACCACCGGCGCCGGACGGGCCGGGCACGCGGTGGAATTGGACGAGGCCGTCGGGTCCTGGATCTCGGTACGCACGACCGCGGAAGTACTGCGCGCCTTCGAGGAGGCCGACGCCGCCGTCGCACCGGTCTACACCGCCGCCGATATCGTGAACGATCCGCAGTTCCGGGCACTGGAGTCGATCATCACCCTGCACGACTCGCAACTCGGCCCGATTCGTATGCAGAACATCCTGTTTCGCCTCTCCGAGACGCCGGGCGAGATTCGCTGGACGGGACCACCGCTGGGGGCCGATACCGCCGCGGTGCTGTCCCGCTACGGCGTCGATGAGCAAGCACTGGCACAGCTGCGCGTCGCGGGGGTCGTGCGATGA
- a CDS encoding IclR family transcriptional regulator, giving the protein MPDIESDTQSRSIAAVERAMDVLLLFGRSGRPDLGVTEIANELNITKAAVHRILTALRSRDLITLEPTTRRYALGHAAMALGRAYLARTDLRVMAAPELRRLASLTGETATLSIRRGDTRMYVDQVVPDQELRMEVALGQPYPLHAGSSSKVILAYLRKEEIDEYLGRHELTAFTDATVTSQRKLRTELNAVRKRGYAVSLGERQIGAASVAAPILDHDGGVVAAISVCGPLSRFEPRMEEYVPMLLKASGALSTQLGYSG; this is encoded by the coding sequence GTGCCCGATATCGAATCCGACACTCAGAGCCGTTCGATCGCCGCCGTCGAACGTGCCATGGACGTGCTGCTGCTGTTCGGACGCAGCGGCCGGCCCGATCTCGGAGTCACCGAGATCGCCAATGAACTCAATATCACCAAGGCGGCGGTGCACCGGATTCTCACCGCACTGCGCAGCCGGGATCTGATCACCCTGGAACCCACCACCCGCCGCTACGCGCTCGGGCATGCCGCGATGGCGCTGGGCCGGGCCTATCTGGCGCGGACCGATCTGCGGGTCATGGCGGCGCCGGAGCTACGGCGGCTGGCCTCGCTCACCGGTGAGACCGCCACCCTGTCCATCCGTCGCGGCGATACGCGAATGTATGTGGACCAGGTGGTGCCGGATCAGGAATTGCGGATGGAAGTGGCTCTGGGGCAACCGTATCCGCTGCATGCGGGCAGTTCTTCGAAGGTCATCCTCGCGTACCTGCGCAAGGAGGAGATCGACGAGTACCTCGGCCGCCACGAGCTGACCGCGTTCACCGACGCCACCGTCACCTCGCAGCGCAAACTGCGCACCGAGCTGAACGCCGTGCGGAAGCGCGGTTACGCGGTATCGCTGGGGGAGCGGCAGATCGGGGCGGCGTCGGTCGCCGCGCCCATTCTCGATCACGACGGCGGCGTGGTTGCCGCCATCAGTGTGTGTGGTCCGCTGTCGCGGTTCGAGCCTCGTATGGAGGAGTACGTACCCATGCTGCTCAAGGCCTCCGGCGCGCTGTCGACCCAACTCGGTTACTCCGGTTAG